Below is a window of Lacrimispora xylanolytica DNA.
TCACCTGTCAGAATATACGCATGGGAAACATGATCGGACTCAATGGCTTTCTTAAGATGCTCCTTAATTGTGTCATGTCCAATAATATCGTTAAACCCTGGCATAAAGACACCTCCTTACTGCTGTTGTCCCATCCGTTTCCCTTGCATATTTATAACAGGAAAACGAATTATGATTATTATATCATAGAACTTTTCCCATCACAAGAATGAAGTATTGGCAAATATGCCTGTTATCTCATTAAAAATTCCTCAATATGCTCCTGATGAAAACAGTGCCCCCCATCCCACACATCATGGAATATCCTGTCCTCCAATCCAAAGAGACCATAGGCTTCTTTCACCACCAATAGCTGCTCCATTACATTTTCCATTCCACGTTCCCCATTTAGATGATCCTCTCTTCCCGACTGGATCATCAAAGGCCTGGGAGCCAGCAGCGCACCAATATCCCCCATATCTACATGTTCCCATAAACCAGGAACATAATTACAGCTGCAATTCCCATTTAATTTTAACAACGAATCTTCATATCCATAAAAATATCCGCTGATTATGATTTTCTTTACCCTGTCATCAAGAGCCGATAACCATAACGCCTGCATTCCCCCACCGGAAAATCCCACGCATCCGATGGTATCAGCATCCCATTCGCCCCTTTCCTCCACATAATCAAGAAGCCTTATGAGATCCCAGGTATTCAGACCGCATAGCGTAAGCCCCAGAGGCTCTGCCATATGAGCCAGATGAAAGCAGGTGGAATTGATAAAGGAATCCTCATCCTCTCCCTGAAGAGCCTTTTCTCTCCGCTCTCCAAATCCCCTGGCGTCAGGACAAAGAGCCACATACCCAAGCTTAGCCATCTTAAGACCATAATCATAGTGAAACAGCTCTATTTTATCTGCCACAGCAGGTATCTCCCTCACACCTGCCACAGAGTACTTACCGGCTCCCAAATGACCACAGGGGGCAAGAAAACAGCTTTGCTTTTCCTCACTCTTTTTTGGAGGAATCAGCACAAAGACCGGCATATAGACCTCCGGCTCCACCTGAATTAAAATCTTTTCCCGTATGATTCCATCCTCAATCTCCACCCGCTCCAAACACTGCGGATTTAAGGGACAGGACTCCATACGGCTAATTCCGGTCAGATCCCTTAAAATATTTCTCACAGATTCCTTCCACTGGTCAAATTCCTCTATGGACCTGGCGCAAAACTTATCTTTTCTCCCCTGCTTCTTAAACCTCTTTTTCATCCGCTCTTCGCAGGTATAAAACATTTTGATTGGTATCGTTCTTTCTTCCATTATCCCAAACTCCCTTCGCCATATAGAAAAAGGCTGCTGCAAAATTAGATTTTACAACAGCCCATATTGTTATTATTTCATTACTTAGTTGCTTTAAAGCGGTCGTACTGCTGCTGTTTTACCTTTAATAAATCCTTGATACCCATACTGTCAAGAGTAGAAAGATAGGAATCAAAGGTATCAAGGCTGGTGGTTCCAGTGATGAACGCCACATTGGTTTCAGCCACATAAGTTGTAAGATCGGTCTGATACTGAGCAATGATATTCTGCTCATCCTTGGTTGAATAAATAAATGGCCATGGATCTCTTATATAGCTCTGTAACTCTTTATCAATATCTACATGCCATTTTGGTAAGAGTACATCGGTTGCTTCTACTGACTGCTGAGATGGCAGACAGCCTGCATTAATTCCAAGCTGCTGCAGCCAGTTATTATCAGCTGCCTTTTCGGTATAAGCCTTTTTGCCATCAGCACCAACTGTATAGCTCTCTCCTTCAATACCCCATACATAATAATTCTGAGCTTCTTCACTCATAGCATAATCAAGAAATCTCATGGCAAGAATCGGGTCCTTATCGCTGGTGCTCACGCCGAAGATACCGGAAATCGGTGTTCTGCCAAGATAAACTCCTTTTTCATCACCTGATAACGGAGGAATTCCTACCATAACTCCAGTTTCTCCATTATACTCCGGATACTGCTTGCTGTAAAGCTGAGACATCTGCCAGCTGAAATCAAAGGTTGCACCTGTACGGTTCTGAGCGCAGCGCTGTGTGATCTGATCTCTGGTTAAGGAAGTATATTCTACCTCTAAAAGACCTTCCTTGTATAATTGGTTTAAGAATGTAACATACTTTTTATATTTTTCTGGCTCTGCCGGTGCATAATGTACCTTTCCGTCGTCATCGGCATAGTAGCTGCTGACCGGATCAAGACCAACAGAAGGACCAAACATAGCAGGAAGACCAAAAGCAGGACCAAACATAGAAGAAAGTCTGTCTGCGGTCACGCTAAGAGGAATTTCATCATTGACATCCCCATCTCCATTCATATCATTGGCTTTAAATGCCCGAAGTACTTCTACAAACTCATCAAGAGTAGTTGGAACGGGAAGATTAAGCTTATTGAGCCATTCCATATTAATCATGATACAAGGCTGATAATTGTTTGTAACAGCTGTCTGAGGCAAGTAGTAGATATGTCCATCCTCCGCAGTCAGACTGGCTTTGATTCCAGGATTCTCATCCAGATACTTTTTATAGTTTGGCATATAATCCAAGTACTCATCAAGAGGATAAAAAAGCCCGGCAGTGATGTAGGTCATATTGTTATCAAGATCTGGAAGCTGGACAATGTTTGGAAGATCTGTACCAGATGCAAGCATCGGGCTTACGCTATCCTTATAATTAACTGGAGATACTAAGGTCCAGTCAATGGTTACTCCAGCGTTTTCCTGAATTTTTTTAACAATGTCCGCATTTGCATAATCCACAGTAGAATACCAGGAATTCTGTGCCAGAATGCTCACCTTAGCACCAGGTGTTTTTGTGACAGGTGCGGCACCGGTATAAGAAAAATCTGCCTCCGCACTTTTTGCTGTTGTTGCTTCCTTTGGATCCCCCTTGCCTCCGCAGGCGGACAGACCCGTTACAGCCAGAACGGCTGTTAATGCGAGCGCTGTACTACGTAATCCTTTTTTCATGTAATTACCCTCCATTATATATTATTTCATCAAGGTTAGATTAACCCTTAACTGCACCAAGCATGGTTCCTTTGACTAAGTACTTCTGTATAAACGGTGTGAGGCATAGGATTGGAACCATGGATAAAACAATGCACACATACCGGATCTGAATGGTTGACTGGGCCGCAGCACTGGCGGCCGTAGCACTTCCAGAAGACTGCATGATTTCAGAAGATGCCATTAAGAGGATTCTTCTTAAAAATAACTGAAGCGGCTGTAAATTCTGCTTTCCAATGTAAAGGAGTGCGCTGAAAAAGTCATTGTAGCGCGCAACCGCATAATAAAGAGTTAACACTGCCAAGGTAGGCTTAATTAAGGGAACTGCGATTTTGTAAAGCACCTGAATATCATTGGCTCCTTCCAGATACGCACTTTCAAACAGCTCCTCTGAAATGGATTCAAAGGCCGACCGGCAGATCATAACATTGTAAGCGCTGACAAGAACCGGAAGTATCATAGCAAGACGGCTGTTGTAAAGTCCAAGGCCGGTAACTACCACATAGGTTGGGATCAGTCCGCCGGAAAAATACATGGTAAATGCCAAAAGAAAATTCATCTTTTTCCGAAGGAAGAACCGCTTTCTTGACAGCGGATATGCCGCCAAACAGGTAAACACAATGTTTAAAAAGGTTCCCACAAAGGTATAGTAAAAGGTATTTCCATAAGAAACCCAAAGGTCCTTATAATTCATAACCATTTTGTAAGTACTCAAATTAAAATCTACGGGAAACAGCATAACCAGCCCTTTATTTACCGCCGCTCCTGAGCTTAAGGAAATACTGACTACATACATAAAGGGATAAAATGTCACACCGACAGCCAAAACAATCAG
It encodes the following:
- a CDS encoding alpha/beta hydrolase family protein: MEERTIPIKMFYTCEERMKKRFKKQGRKDKFCARSIEEFDQWKESVRNILRDLTGISRMESCPLNPQCLERVEIEDGIIREKILIQVEPEVYMPVFVLIPPKKSEEKQSCFLAPCGHLGAGKYSVAGVREIPAVADKIELFHYDYGLKMAKLGYVALCPDARGFGERREKALQGEDEDSFINSTCFHLAHMAEPLGLTLCGLNTWDLIRLLDYVEERGEWDADTIGCVGFSGGGMQALWLSALDDRVKKIIISGYFYGYEDSLLKLNGNCSCNYVPGLWEHVDMGDIGALLAPRPLMIQSGREDHLNGERGMENVMEQLLVVKEAYGLFGLEDRIFHDVWDGGHCFHQEHIEEFLMR
- a CDS encoding extracellular solute-binding protein, translated to MKKGLRSTALALTAVLAVTGLSACGGKGDPKEATTAKSAEADFSYTGAAPVTKTPGAKVSILAQNSWYSTVDYANADIVKKIQENAGVTIDWTLVSPVNYKDSVSPMLASGTDLPNIVQLPDLDNNMTYITAGLFYPLDEYLDYMPNYKKYLDENPGIKASLTAEDGHIYYLPQTAVTNNYQPCIMINMEWLNKLNLPVPTTLDEFVEVLRAFKANDMNGDGDVNDEIPLSVTADRLSSMFGPAFGLPAMFGPSVGLDPVSSYYADDDGKVHYAPAEPEKYKKYVTFLNQLYKEGLLEVEYTSLTRDQITQRCAQNRTGATFDFSWQMSQLYSKQYPEYNGETGVMVGIPPLSGDEKGVYLGRTPISGIFGVSTSDKDPILAMRFLDYAMSEEAQNYYVWGIEGESYTVGADGKKAYTEKAADNNWLQQLGINAGCLPSQQSVEATDVLLPKWHVDIDKELQSYIRDPWPFIYSTKDEQNIIAQYQTDLTTYVAETNVAFITGTTSLDTFDSYLSTLDSMGIKDLLKVKQQQYDRFKATK
- a CDS encoding carbohydrate ABC transporter permease, encoding MEQKSAWVEFKNECLADKLFDILVFLLIVLAVGVTFYPFMYVVSISLSSGAAVNKGLVMLFPVDFNLSTYKMVMNYKDLWVSYGNTFYYTFVGTFLNIVFTCLAAYPLSRKRFFLRKKMNFLLAFTMYFSGGLIPTYVVVTGLGLYNSRLAMILPVLVSAYNVMICRSAFESISEELFESAYLEGANDIQVLYKIAVPLIKPTLAVLTLYYAVARYNDFFSALLYIGKQNLQPLQLFLRRILLMASSEIMQSSGSATAASAAAQSTIQIRYVCIVLSMVPILCLTPFIQKYLVKGTMLGAVKG